In one Streptomyces venezuelae genomic region, the following are encoded:
- a CDS encoding ABC transporter substrate-binding protein has protein sequence MAGVLAGCGGPGDSGDVTLKLVAADYGDSAANSSKKYWDKVVKGFEAENPGIKVDVTVHSWNDVDREVKEMVKKGDAPDLAQIGAYADYAAQGKLYEADELLSIATQADFLAPLSRAGEVNRIQYGMPFASSTRLLFYNTKLFKDANLTPPQSWSELQSDAKALKARGVKIPYALPLGPEEAPAETLMWMLSGGGGYTDNVGSYAIDSPQNAKTFAWLRDELVGKGLTGPTAPAKMNRAEAFAAFSRGEVGMLNGHPTLMKMAAKKGVKFGMVPAPGVNGKAQATMGVADWMMAFKQNGHRKEVGKFLDYAYSKKNVLEFSNEYDILPVTTSASEAMAKDRGHTELGKFLEELPTSELYPVGKTSWAQVSADIKKDIGKTVGDGGDPKSVLGRIQSRAMTEENAE, from the coding sequence ATGGCGGGCGTGCTCGCCGGCTGCGGCGGTCCCGGCGACTCCGGCGACGTCACCCTCAAGCTGGTGGCCGCCGACTACGGCGACTCCGCGGCGAACAGCTCCAAGAAGTACTGGGACAAGGTCGTCAAGGGGTTCGAGGCCGAGAACCCCGGCATCAAGGTCGACGTCACCGTTCACTCCTGGAACGACGTGGACCGCGAGGTCAAGGAGATGGTCAAGAAGGGCGACGCCCCCGACCTGGCGCAGATCGGCGCGTACGCCGACTACGCCGCGCAGGGCAAGCTCTACGAGGCCGACGAGCTCCTCTCCATCGCCACGCAGGCCGACTTCCTGGCGCCCCTCTCGCGCGCCGGCGAGGTCAACCGCATCCAGTACGGCATGCCGTTCGCCTCCTCCACCCGCCTGCTCTTCTACAACACCAAGCTCTTCAAGGACGCGAACCTGACGCCGCCGCAGAGCTGGAGCGAGCTGCAGTCCGACGCGAAGGCGCTGAAGGCGCGCGGCGTGAAGATCCCGTACGCGCTGCCGCTCGGCCCCGAGGAGGCGCCCGCCGAGACGCTGATGTGGATGCTCAGCGGCGGCGGCGGTTACACCGACAACGTCGGCTCGTACGCCATCGACTCCCCGCAGAACGCCAAGACGTTCGCCTGGCTGCGGGACGAGCTCGTCGGCAAGGGGCTGACCGGCCCGACGGCGCCCGCGAAGATGAACCGCGCGGAGGCGTTCGCGGCGTTCTCGCGCGGCGAGGTCGGCATGCTCAACGGCCACCCGACGCTGATGAAGATGGCGGCCAAGAAGGGCGTGAAGTTCGGCATGGTGCCGGCGCCCGGCGTCAACGGCAAGGCGCAGGCCACGATGGGTGTCGCCGACTGGATGATGGCGTTCAAGCAGAACGGCCACCGCAAGGAGGTCGGCAAGTTCCTGGACTACGCGTACAGCAAGAAGAACGTCCTGGAGTTCTCGAACGAGTACGACATCCTGCCGGTGACGACCTCCGCGTCCGAGGCGATGGCCAAGGACCGCGGTCACACGGAGCTCGGCAAGTTCCTCGAAGAGCTCCCGACGTCCGAGCTGTACCCGGTGGGCAAGACGTCGTGGGCGCAGGTCTCCGCCGACATCAAGAAGGACATCGGCAAGACGGTCGGTGACGGCGGCGACCCGAAGTCGGTGCTCGGCCGGATCCAGAGCCGGGCGATGACCGAGGAGAACGCCGAGTAG
- a CDS encoding DUF3263 domain-containing protein, with product MTVHDPDEHEPDEPDAPAGAVELSARDRAVLALERRQWPGPGAKERAIREELGMVPVRYYQILNALLDDTRALAHDPITVNRLRRVRESRRDER from the coding sequence ATGACCGTTCACGACCCGGACGAGCACGAGCCGGACGAGCCGGACGCCCCTGCAGGAGCTGTCGAGCTCTCCGCCCGCGACCGCGCCGTGCTCGCCCTCGAACGGCGGCAGTGGCCCGGTCCCGGAGCCAAGGAACGGGCCATCCGCGAGGAGCTCGGGATGGTCCCGGTGCGCTACTACCAAATCCTGAACGCCCTTCTCGACGACACCCGCGCGCTCGCCCACGACCCGATTACGGTCAATCGGCTGCGCCGGGTGCGGGAGTCCCGGCGCGACGAGCGCTGA
- the otsB gene encoding trehalose-phosphatase — translation MGDPTYSQSDRPEPSGPPEPVTPAGRDGLAALLARPERAVVALDFDGTLAPIVADPEQARAHPDAAPVLAALAPRLRSAAVVTGRPAGVAVRYGGFAGVPGLEHLVVLGHYGAERWDAVTGTVRAAEPHPGVAAVRAELPGFLDAIGAWRGTWIEEKGRAVAVHTRRAEDPQAAFDALREPLGELAHRHGLIVEPGRLVLELRPPGMDKGVALAEYLREVGAESVLYAGDDLGDLPAFGAVEKLRSDGVAGLLVCSGSSEVAELAGRADLVVDGPAGVVRLLSWIGSQLH, via the coding sequence ATGGGTGACCCTACGTACTCGCAGTCGGACCGGCCCGAGCCGTCCGGACCGCCCGAGCCCGTGACGCCCGCCGGGCGCGACGGCCTCGCCGCGCTGCTCGCGCGGCCCGAGCGGGCGGTCGTGGCGCTGGACTTCGACGGCACGCTCGCCCCGATCGTCGCCGACCCGGAACAGGCGCGCGCCCACCCGGACGCGGCGCCCGTGCTCGCCGCGCTCGCCCCGCGCCTGCGGTCGGCGGCCGTGGTCACGGGCCGCCCGGCGGGCGTCGCCGTGCGCTACGGCGGGTTCGCGGGCGTGCCGGGCCTGGAGCACCTCGTCGTCCTCGGGCACTACGGCGCCGAGCGCTGGGACGCCGTCACGGGAACGGTGCGCGCCGCCGAGCCGCACCCCGGGGTCGCGGCCGTGCGCGCCGAGCTCCCCGGATTCCTGGACGCGATCGGCGCCTGGCGCGGCACGTGGATAGAGGAGAAGGGGCGGGCCGTCGCGGTGCACACGCGCCGCGCGGAGGACCCGCAGGCCGCCTTCGACGCGCTGCGGGAGCCGCTCGGCGAGCTGGCGCACCGGCACGGCCTGATCGTGGAGCCGGGCCGGCTCGTCCTCGAACTGCGCCCGCCCGGCATGGACAAGGGGGTGGCCCTCGCCGAGTACCTGCGGGAGGTCGGCGCCGAGTCCGTCCTGTACGCGGGCGACGACCTGGGCGACCTGCCCGCCTTCGGCGCCGTGGAGAAGCTCCGCTCGGACGGTGTGGCGGGACTGCTCGTGTGCAGCGGCAGTTCGGAGGTCGCGGAGCTGGCCGGCCGGGCTGATCTGGTGGTGGACGGGCCCGCGGGCGTGGTGCGGCTGCTGTCGTGGATCGGTTCCCAGCTGCACTGA
- a CDS encoding right-handed parallel beta-helix repeat-containing protein, with protein sequence MTPRRTSIVAAVVLAAAAAPLTAAAPAHAGPAAKAATYYVDCAAGDDSAPGTSTGTAWRTVAKASGHAFGPGDRLLLKRGTSCTGVLAPKGAGAAGAPVRIDAYGSKRAGKPHIEGGGARAALHLADTEQWEIRNLDLSNTGPATTTRRRAGLYVQLTDYGTARHFVVDGVDVHDVNGADFKDPDPSGGILFVVQGTAKPTRFDGVRVENSTVRHVDRTGIGVMSTWDGPGRFSTGVRFRHNKAYDVGGDGIVIHETSRARVEHNHVDGFNTRSGGYNAGVWAWESEDALYQYNEVTGGHGTRDSMAYDIDGGNVRNTYRYNYSHDNEGGFLLVCNGEGKVSDGNRIHDNISVNDRNTASPYGVISVVCGAATDTLIYRNTVVTDRPDTALVSNNGPTGVTFRDNVFVGASTGPGSPIKDTVSTYEGNLYWNTAQPRDPKAVNADPRLVSSAPRAPGDVRLKDGSPARGAGTPTADGTTHDYFGNPIPDPPNIGADQSR encoded by the coding sequence ATGACTCCGCGTCGCACGAGCATCGTGGCAGCCGTGGTCCTGGCAGCGGCGGCGGCCCCACTGACCGCCGCCGCCCCCGCCCACGCCGGCCCGGCCGCCAAGGCCGCCACCTACTACGTCGACTGCGCCGCGGGCGACGACTCCGCGCCCGGCACCTCCACCGGGACGGCCTGGCGCACCGTGGCCAAGGCGAGCGGGCACGCCTTCGGGCCCGGCGACCGGCTCCTGCTCAAGCGGGGCACGAGCTGCACGGGGGTGCTGGCTCCCAAAGGTGCGGGTGCGGCCGGCGCCCCCGTGCGCATCGACGCGTACGGAAGCAAGCGGGCCGGCAAGCCGCACATCGAGGGCGGCGGCGCCCGCGCGGCCCTCCACCTGGCCGACACCGAGCAGTGGGAGATCCGGAACCTGGACCTCTCCAACACCGGCCCCGCCACCACCACGCGGCGCCGCGCGGGCCTCTACGTCCAGCTCACCGACTACGGCACCGCCCGCCACTTCGTCGTCGACGGTGTGGACGTGCACGACGTGAACGGCGCCGACTTCAAGGACCCCGACCCCTCCGGCGGCATCCTGTTCGTCGTCCAGGGCACCGCGAAGCCCACCCGGTTCGACGGGGTCCGCGTGGAGAACTCCACCGTGCGTCACGTCGACCGCACCGGCATCGGCGTCATGTCGACGTGGGACGGCCCCGGCAGGTTCTCGACCGGTGTGCGGTTCCGGCACAACAAGGCGTACGACGTGGGCGGCGACGGCATCGTCATCCACGAGACGAGCAGGGCGCGCGTCGAGCACAACCACGTCGACGGCTTCAACACGCGCTCCGGCGGCTACAACGCGGGCGTCTGGGCCTGGGAGTCCGAGGACGCGCTCTACCAGTACAACGAGGTGACCGGCGGACACGGGACACGCGACTCGATGGCGTACGACATCGACGGCGGCAACGTCCGCAACACCTACCGCTACAACTACAGCCACGACAACGAAGGCGGCTTCCTGCTGGTCTGCAACGGCGAGGGCAAGGTCAGCGACGGCAACCGGATCCACGACAACATCAGCGTCAACGACCGGAACACGGCCTCCCCGTACGGCGTGATCTCGGTGGTGTGCGGGGCGGCCACGGACACGCTGATCTACCGGAACACCGTCGTCACCGACCGCCCCGACACGGCCCTCGTCTCCAACAACGGGCCGACGGGCGTCACCTTCCGCGACAACGTCTTCGTCGGCGCGTCCACCGGGCCGGGCTCCCCCATCAAGGACACCGTCAGCACGTACGAGGGCAACCTGTACTGGAACACCGCGCAGCCCCGCGACCCGAAGGCCGTCAACGCCGATCCGCGCCTCGTCTCCAGCGCGCCGCGCGCCCCCGGGGACGTACGCCTGAAGGACGGATCACCGGCGCGGGGCGCGGGCACGCCGACGGCGGACGGCACCACCCACGACTACTTCGGCAACCCGATACCGGACCCGCCCAACATCGGCGCGGACCAGTCGAGGTGA
- a CDS encoding trehalose-6-phosphate synthase: MVSESAPSAAQVLVASNRGPVSYTVGEDGELTAKRGGGGLVSGLSAIGDEADALWVCAALNEGDREAVRRGVGEPGVRMLDIDARVHADAYNGIANSVLWFVHHMLYQTPLEPAFGPEFRAQWAAYETYNRAFAEALAREAAPGAAVLVQDYHLTLVPGMLRELRDDLRIGHFSHTPWAPADYFRMLPDDVAEQVLRGMLGADRLGFLTGRWADAFTDCCVRVVGGTSGTRIGVHGLGADADFLRERSRRDDVEERMRALREQTGEQDGEARKLIVRVDRTELSKNIVRGLLAYRELLETRPEWRERVVHVAFAYPSRQDLAVYRDYTEEVSRLAAEINSTYGTDGWTPVVLHVKDDFARSLAAYRMADVALVNPIRDGMNLVAKEVPVVSDDGCALVLSREAGAHEELGEDALSVNPYDVTATADALHTALLMPWDERAERTKRLAAAATALPPAQWFLDQLRALTG; this comes from the coding sequence ATGGTCTCCGAGTCCGCACCGTCAGCAGCGCAGGTCCTCGTCGCGTCCAACCGCGGCCCCGTCTCCTACACCGTCGGAGAGGACGGTGAGCTGACCGCGAAGCGCGGCGGCGGCGGGCTCGTCTCGGGACTCAGCGCGATCGGCGACGAGGCCGACGCCCTGTGGGTGTGCGCGGCGCTCAACGAGGGCGACCGCGAGGCCGTGCGGCGCGGCGTCGGGGAGCCCGGCGTGCGGATGCTCGACATCGACGCGCGCGTCCACGCCGACGCGTACAACGGCATCGCGAACTCGGTGCTGTGGTTCGTCCACCACATGCTCTACCAGACGCCCCTGGAACCGGCCTTCGGGCCGGAGTTCCGCGCACAGTGGGCGGCGTACGAGACGTACAACCGGGCGTTCGCCGAGGCGCTGGCCCGGGAGGCGGCGCCGGGGGCGGCCGTCCTGGTGCAGGACTACCACCTGACGCTGGTGCCCGGCATGCTGCGCGAGCTCCGCGACGACCTGCGCATCGGCCACTTCTCGCACACCCCGTGGGCGCCCGCCGACTACTTCCGGATGCTGCCGGACGACGTCGCCGAGCAGGTGCTGCGCGGCATGCTCGGCGCGGACCGGCTCGGCTTCCTCACCGGGCGGTGGGCCGACGCGTTCACCGACTGCTGCGTGCGGGTCGTGGGCGGCACGTCGGGCACCCGCATCGGGGTGCACGGGCTCGGCGCCGACGCGGACTTCCTGCGGGAGCGGTCGCGGCGGGACGACGTCGAGGAGCGGATGCGGGCGCTGCGGGAGCAGACGGGCGAACAGGACGGCGAGGCCCGCAAGCTGATCGTGCGGGTGGACCGCACCGAGCTGTCCAAGAACATCGTGCGCGGCCTGCTGGCCTACCGGGAACTCCTGGAGACCCGCCCCGAGTGGCGCGAGCGCGTCGTGCACGTCGCGTTCGCCTATCCCTCCCGGCAGGACCTGGCGGTCTACCGCGACTACACGGAGGAGGTCTCCCGTCTCGCCGCGGAGATCAACTCGACGTACGGGACGGACGGCTGGACCCCGGTGGTCCTGCACGTCAAGGACGACTTCGCGCGCTCGCTCGCCGCCTACCGCATGGCGGACGTGGCCCTGGTCAACCCCATCCGCGACGGCATGAACCTCGTCGCCAAGGAGGTCCCCGTGGTCTCCGACGACGGGTGCGCGCTGGTCCTCTCGCGGGAGGCGGGCGCCCACGAGGAGCTCGGCGAGGACGCGCTCTCCGTGAACCCGTACGACGTGACGGCCACGGCGGACGCGCTGCACACGGCGCTGCTCATGCCGTGGGACGAGCGCGCCGAACGCACCAAGCGCCTCGCGGCGGCGGCGACCGCGCTGCCGCCCGCGCAGTGGTTCCTGGACCAGCTGCGGGCGCTCACGGGCTGA
- a CDS encoding DUF11 domain-containing protein yields MRVMRRAGALTLATATAAAGVLTATAAPAAAEVVEPFAKRYDESLYGDFKTIGNTVLDCPTSPAATAASCKETQQAKGTKNNNNFVERRIDTAGLTGTFDSSTGQVTIPPGARVDYARLFWGGNAGTHRFGRTVRDICDLNREGNKPVDPAPGDPLTTSPVIRVGGGAQSTVHVENAVRSPDATQGPHYYTAEADVTDAFQGAPTGSPVEVAVGNVWAPSGQGCVGGWSLTVVYKYDGPDEQYAPDRRNVYVWGGHVIQRSTKSRAAAPNGSTTVPVDGFYRTAGDIHASTTAFEGDWNTKGDRFLVDGKPVTEPHTGKTDNFFVSEDDGAVKPKYRNNLSIDAKAFEVPDGAIPVGARSAKLTFTSTGDVYVPSQLALSVPVPDLRVTKTASPTKVKPGGKLTYTVKAKNISQLPYPGARFSDDLSGNLDDATYNEDAKATTGSVSYTRPKLGYVGDIGPGETATVTYSVTVKDPVRGDGKLLNDVDVETPRSNCDKGSTDPRCAADPVLDIPRPPVTVVSSPARRTVQACGSTTNTITVRNPSRHPRVGATASWPVRPGGRPVASSGKVTEKGSRYVWQGTVPAKGKVTVTQKVKVSCTPGKVTVITVTAPGSNCAKTRRGGDDPCTSAIRATRVQGRPAPAQGHPGQRSGPRESGEERHSASDELADTGSSRTLLYGGAAAALCGLGVLVIVAARKRRD; encoded by the coding sequence ATGAGAGTCATGCGGCGGGCGGGCGCACTGACGCTCGCCACCGCCACCGCCGCCGCCGGGGTCCTCACCGCGACCGCGGCGCCCGCCGCCGCGGAGGTCGTCGAACCCTTCGCCAAGCGCTACGACGAATCGCTGTACGGCGACTTCAAGACCATCGGCAACACGGTCCTGGACTGCCCGACGAGCCCGGCCGCCACCGCCGCCTCCTGCAAGGAGACCCAGCAGGCCAAGGGCACGAAGAACAACAACAACTTCGTCGAGCGCCGGATCGACACCGCCGGGCTGACCGGCACCTTCGACTCCAGCACCGGACAGGTGACGATCCCGCCGGGCGCCCGGGTCGACTACGCGCGCCTGTTCTGGGGCGGCAACGCGGGCACGCACCGCTTCGGCCGCACCGTGCGCGACATCTGCGACCTCAACCGCGAGGGCAACAAGCCCGTCGACCCCGCGCCCGGCGACCCGCTCACCACGAGCCCCGTCATCCGCGTCGGCGGCGGCGCCCAGTCCACGGTGCACGTCGAGAACGCCGTGCGCTCCCCCGACGCGACGCAGGGCCCGCACTACTACACCGCCGAGGCCGACGTCACCGACGCCTTCCAGGGCGCGCCCACCGGCAGCCCCGTCGAGGTCGCCGTCGGCAACGTGTGGGCGCCGTCGGGACAGGGCTGCGTCGGCGGCTGGTCGCTGACCGTCGTCTACAAGTACGACGGGCCCGACGAGCAGTACGCGCCGGACCGCCGCAACGTCTACGTCTGGGGCGGCCACGTCATCCAGCGCTCCACCAAGTCCCGCGCCGCGGCCCCGAACGGCTCCACCACCGTCCCCGTCGACGGCTTCTACCGCACCGCCGGTGACATCCACGCCAGCACCACCGCGTTCGAGGGCGACTGGAACACCAAGGGCGACCGGTTCCTCGTCGACGGGAAGCCGGTCACCGAGCCGCACACCGGCAAGACCGACAACTTCTTCGTCAGCGAGGACGACGGCGCGGTCAAGCCCAAGTACCGCAACAACCTGAGCATCGACGCCAAGGCCTTCGAGGTGCCGGACGGCGCGATCCCCGTCGGCGCGCGGTCGGCGAAGCTGACGTTCACCAGCACCGGCGACGTGTACGTCCCCTCCCAGCTCGCGCTCTCCGTGCCGGTGCCCGACCTGCGGGTCACCAAGACCGCGTCGCCCACGAAGGTGAAGCCCGGCGGCAAGCTGACCTACACGGTCAAGGCGAAGAACATCAGCCAACTGCCGTACCCCGGTGCCCGGTTCAGCGACGACCTGAGCGGCAACCTCGACGACGCGACGTACAACGAGGACGCGAAGGCGACCACCGGCTCCGTCTCGTACACGAGACCGAAGCTCGGTTACGTCGGGGACATCGGCCCCGGCGAGACCGCGACCGTCACGTACTCGGTCACCGTCAAGGACCCGGTCCGCGGCGACGGCAAGCTGCTCAACGACGTCGACGTGGAGACCCCGCGCTCCAACTGCGACAAGGGCAGCACCGACCCCCGATGCGCGGCGGACCCCGTCCTCGACATCCCGCGGCCCCCGGTCACGGTCGTCAGCTCCCCCGCCCGCCGCACCGTCCAGGCCTGCGGCTCGACCACCAACACGATCACCGTGAGGAACCCGTCGCGCCACCCGCGCGTCGGCGCCACCGCGTCCTGGCCCGTACGGCCCGGCGGCCGGCCCGTCGCGAGCTCCGGGAAGGTCACCGAGAAGGGCTCCCGGTACGTGTGGCAGGGCACCGTCCCCGCCAAGGGCAAGGTCACCGTCACACAGAAGGTCAAGGTGTCCTGCACCCCCGGCAAGGTCACCGTCATCACCGTGACGGCGCCCGGCAGCAACTGCGCCAAGACCCGGCGCGGCGGCGACGACCCCTGCACCTCGGCGATCCGCGCCACGCGCGTGCAGGGCAGGCCCGCACCCGCCCAGGGCCACCCCGGGCAGCGGTCAGGACCCCGCGAGTCCGGCGAGGAGCGGCACTCCGCGAGTGACGAGCTCGCCGACACGGGAAGCTCCAGGACCCTGCTCTACGGCGGGGCCGCGGCCGCGCTCTGCGGACTCGGCGTGCTCGTGATCGTCGCCGCACGCAAGCGCCGCGACTGA
- a CDS encoding glucosyl-3-phosphoglycerate synthase — MLEEVEHWLSRRSWSVADRPPDRLAAAKRAGGTSVSVVLPALDEEGTVGEIVAEIRRELMERVPLVDELLVVDSGSTDRTAEVAAAAGAKVVHRDAILPRLPAVAGKGEVLWRSLLATSGDIVAFVDADLKEFSADFVSGIVGPLLTDPDVAFVKAMYDRPLAGADGQGGRVTELMARPLLNMHWPRLAGFVQPLGGEYAARRSLLERLPFPVGYGVELGLLVDALHTVGLDALAQVDVGVRRHRHQDGQALGRMAAAIYRTAQVRLARGHLVRPELTQFVRGEHGFEPRTHPVDTEERPPMADISEYAHRRVA, encoded by the coding sequence GTGCTGGAAGAGGTCGAGCACTGGCTGAGCAGGCGTTCCTGGTCCGTCGCCGACCGCCCGCCGGACCGCCTCGCCGCCGCCAAACGGGCGGGTGGCACGTCGGTGAGCGTCGTGCTGCCCGCGCTCGACGAGGAGGGGACGGTCGGCGAGATCGTCGCCGAGATCCGCCGCGAGCTGATGGAGAGGGTCCCGCTGGTCGACGAGCTCCTGGTGGTCGACTCCGGCTCCACGGACCGTACGGCGGAGGTCGCCGCCGCCGCGGGCGCCAAGGTCGTCCACCGCGACGCGATCCTGCCGCGTCTGCCGGCCGTCGCGGGCAAGGGCGAGGTGCTGTGGCGTTCGCTGCTCGCGACGAGCGGCGACATCGTGGCGTTCGTCGACGCGGACCTGAAGGAGTTCTCGGCGGACTTCGTCTCCGGGATAGTCGGCCCGCTGCTGACCGACCCGGACGTGGCGTTCGTCAAGGCGATGTACGACCGCCCGCTGGCGGGGGCGGACGGGCAGGGCGGCCGGGTGACGGAGCTGATGGCGCGGCCGCTCCTGAACATGCACTGGCCGCGGCTGGCCGGGTTCGTGCAGCCGCTGGGCGGCGAGTACGCGGCCCGCAGGTCGCTCCTCGAACGGCTGCCGTTCCCCGTGGGGTACGGCGTGGAGCTGGGCCTGCTCGTCGACGCGCTGCACACGGTGGGCCTGGACGCGCTGGCGCAGGTCGACGTGGGGGTGCGCAGGCACCGGCACCAGGACGGGCAGGCGCTCGGGCGGATGGCGGCGGCGATCTACCGGACGGCGCAGGTGCGGCTCGCGCGTGGTCATCTCGTACGCCCCGAGCTCACGCAGTTCGTCCGCGGTGAGCACGGGTTCGAGCCGAGGACGCATCCGGTGGACACGGAGGAGCGGCCGCCGATGGCTGATATCTCCGAGTATGCGCACCGTCGCGTGGCGTAA
- the thrC gene encoding threonine synthase — protein sequence MAVQTVATESTTSSVDLGPASGLSCRECGTKFPLGPIFACAECFGPLEVAYDLPLGDPEALRKQIEAGPANIWRYAPLLPVPADVADKPNLNPGWTKLVKADNLAREIGVQQGKLFVKDDSGNPTHSFKDRVVAQALEAARAFGFTTLSCSSTGNLAGAVGAAAARAGFRSCVFIPHDLEQGKVVMAAVYGGELVGIEGNYDDVNRFCSELIGDPLGEGWGFVNVNLRPYYGEGSKTLAYEICEQLGWELPDQLVIPIASGSQLTKIDKGLKELIALGLVEDKPYKIFGAQAEGCSPVSAAFKAGHDVVRPQKPNTIAKSLAIGNPADGPYVLDIARRTGGAVEDVNDEQVVDAIKILARTEGIFAETAGGVTVGVTKKLVEAGLIDPSLTTVVLNTGDGLKTLDAVAETSQATATIKPSLEAFRSAGLAG from the coding sequence ATGGCTGTGCAGACTGTCGCCACCGAAAGCACCACCTCTTCCGTAGACCTCGGGCCCGCCTCCGGCCTCTCGTGCCGTGAGTGCGGCACCAAGTTCCCGCTCGGCCCGATCTTCGCCTGCGCCGAGTGTTTCGGCCCCCTCGAAGTCGCGTACGACCTGCCGCTCGGTGACCCGGAAGCCCTCCGCAAGCAGATCGAGGCAGGCCCCGCCAACATCTGGCGCTACGCCCCGCTCCTGCCCGTCCCCGCCGACGTGGCCGACAAGCCGAACCTGAACCCCGGCTGGACCAAGCTCGTCAAGGCCGACAACCTCGCCAGGGAAATCGGCGTCCAACAGGGCAAGTTGTTCGTCAAGGACGACTCCGGCAACCCCACGCACTCCTTCAAGGACCGCGTCGTCGCGCAGGCCCTCGAAGCGGCCCGCGCCTTCGGCTTCACCACGCTGTCCTGCTCCTCCACGGGCAACCTCGCGGGCGCGGTGGGCGCCGCCGCGGCCCGCGCCGGCTTCCGGTCCTGCGTGTTCATCCCGCACGACCTGGAGCAGGGCAAGGTCGTCATGGCCGCGGTCTACGGCGGCGAGCTCGTCGGCATCGAGGGCAACTACGACGACGTGAACCGCTTCTGCTCGGAGCTCATCGGCGACCCGCTGGGCGAGGGCTGGGGCTTCGTCAACGTCAACCTGCGGCCGTACTACGGCGAGGGCTCCAAGACCCTCGCGTACGAGATCTGCGAGCAGCTCGGCTGGGAGCTGCCCGACCAGCTGGTCATCCCGATCGCGTCCGGCTCGCAGCTCACGAAGATCGACAAGGGGCTCAAGGAGCTCATCGCGCTCGGCCTCGTCGAGGACAAGCCGTACAAGATCTTCGGTGCGCAGGCGGAAGGGTGCTCGCCCGTGTCGGCGGCGTTCAAGGCGGGCCACGACGTCGTCCGCCCGCAGAAGCCGAACACGATCGCCAAGTCGCTGGCGATCGGCAACCCGGCCGACGGGCCGTACGTGCTGGACATCGCGCGGCGGACGGGCGGTGCGGTGGAGGACGTGAACGACGAGCAGGTCGTCGACGCGATCAAGATCCTGGCCCGCACGGAAGGGATCTTCGCGGAGACCGCGGGCGGGGTGACGGTGGGCGTCACGAAGAAGCTGGTCGAGGCGGGGCTCATCGATCCTTCGCTGACCACGGTGGTCCTCAACACGGGTGACGGCCTCAAGACGCTTGACGCCGTCGCCGAGACGTCGCAGGCCACGGCGACGATCAAGCCGAGCCTCGAGGCGTTTCGCTCCGCGGGGCTCGCCGGTTAG